A single Lactuca sativa cultivar Salinas chromosome 8, Lsat_Salinas_v11, whole genome shotgun sequence DNA region contains:
- the LOC111916185 gene encoding probable metal-nicotianamine transporter YSL7 isoform X1 → MAMERTSSNISREDDQQNGNGEKRNTDAAELESVERIFESKKVPSWQNQLTLRAFVVSFILGILFTFIVMKLNLTTGIIPSLNVSAGLLGFFFVKTWTKFLDKSGLLKQPFTRQENTVIQTCVVATSGIAFSGGFGSYLFGMSEIIAKQSHEANAEQNTKNPSLVWMIAFLFVVSFLGLFSVVPLRKIMIIDFKLIYPSGTATAHLINSFHTPQGAKLAKKQVRALGKFFSFSFLWGFFQWFFTGGDGCGFSSFPTFGLKAYENKFFFDFSATYVGVGMICPYLINVSLLVGSILSWGIMWPLINEKKGDWYPADLKSSSLHGLQGYRVFIGIAMILGDGLYNFVKVLGHTLYGLYHQFKDHRFNPNTPITGNSPPDLPSLSYDDQKRARLFLKDQIPVWIAITGYLTIAIVSAATLPHIFHQLKWYYIATIYIFAPALAFCNAYGCGLTDWSLASTYGKLAIFVIGAWVGGENGGVLAGLAACGVMMNIVATASDLTQDFKTGYMTLASPRSMFVSQVVGTAMGCVISPCVFWLFYKAFDDLGIPGSEYPAPYALVYRNMAILGVEGFSALPSRCLTLCYIFFAFAIFVNGIRDSVGNNWARFIPIPMAMAIPFYIGGYFAIDMCVGSLILYIWSRVNKAKADAFGPAVASGLICGDGIWTLPSSILALAGINPPICMKFLSRSSNIKVDSFLNP, encoded by the exons ATGGCGATGGAACGAACTTCTTCAAACATTTCACGAGAAGATGATCAGCAGAACGGAAACGGAGAGAAGAGAAACACGGACGCGGCGGAGTTGGAATCGGTTGAGAGGATATTCGAGAGCAAGAAGGTTCCGTCATGGCAGAACCAGCTTACACTTCGGGCTTTCGTCGTGAGTTTTATTTTGGGGATTTTGTTCACTTTCATCGTTATGAAGCTTAATCTTACCACCGGAATCATTCCTTCTCTCAACGTCTCCGCCGGACTGTTAGGGTTTTTCTTCGTGAAGACTTGGACGaaattccttgataaatctggtTTGCTGAAGCAGCCTTTCACGAGGCAAGAGAATACTGTGATTCAGACGTGCGTCGTTGCTACCTCCGGCATTGCTTTCTCCG GAGGATTTGGTAGTTACTTGTTTGGCATGAGTGAAATTATTGCCAAACAATCACATGAAGCAAACGCTGAACAAAACACCAAGAACCCTTCTCTTGTTTGGATGATTGCATTTCTCTTCGTTGTTAGCTTCCTTGGCCTCTTTTCCGTTGTCCCTCTTCGCAAG ATAATGATTATTGATTTCAAACTGATTTACCCAAGTGGAACAGCAACAGCTCACCTTATCAACAGTTTCCACACTCCCCAGGGTGCCAAGCTGGCCAA GAAACAAGTGAGAGCTTTAGGTAAATTCTTTTCCTTTAGTTTCTTATGGGGCTTCTTTCAATGGTTCTTCACGGGTGGAGATGGATGTGGATTTTCAAGCTTCCCAACATTTGGTCTTAAGGCCTATGAAAATAA GTTTTTTTTCGACTTTTCAGCAACTTACGTTGGTGTGGGCATGATTTGCCCTTATTTGATCAACGTATCTTTACTAGTCGGATCAATCCTTTCATGGGGTATAATGTGGCCACTCATAAACGAAAAAAAAGGCGATTGGTACCCTGCAGATCTCAAGTCAAGCAGTCTACACGGCCTTCAAGGTTACCGG GTATTCATCGGTATAGCTATGATCCTTGGAGATGGGCTCTACAACTTTGTAAAAGTCCTCGGCCACACATTATACGGATTATACCACCAATTCAAAGACCATAGATTCAACCCCAACACCCCTATAACCGGCAACTCTCCCCCGGACCTCCCCTCCCTATCATACGACGACCAAAAACGCGCTCGCTTATTCCTCAAAGACCAAATCCCAGTATGGATCGCCATCACCGGCTACCTCACCATCGCCATCGTCTCCGCCGCCACTCTCCCCCACATCTTCCACCAACTCAAATGGTACTACATCGCCACAATTTACATTTTCGCCCCCGCATTAGCCTTCTGCAATGCCTACGGATGCGGCCTCACCGATTGGTCGTTAGCTTCAACCTACGGAAAGCTCGCGATTTTCGTAATCGGTGCATGGGTCGGCGGCGAGAACGGTGGGGTTCTAGCGGGGTTAGCCGCTTGCGGTGTCATGATGAATATTGTCGCCACCGCGTCGGATTTAACGCAGGATTTCAAGACCGGGTACATGACACTGGCGTCGCCCCGGTCCATGTTTGTGTCCCAAGTGGTTGGGACCGCGATGGGGTGTGTCATTTCCCCGTGTGTCTTTTGGCTTTTCTACAAAGCGTTTGACGACCTCGGAATCCCCGGTTCCGAGTACCCTGCGCCGTACGCGTTGGTTTACCGAAACATGGCGATCCTCGGAGTCGAAGGGTTTTCGGCGTTGCCCTCTCGGTGCCTTACGCTTTGTTATATCTTCTTTGCGTTTGCGATTTTCGTGAACGGAATCCGTGATTCCGTCGGGAATAATTGGGCGAGGTTTATTCCGATTCCGATGGCGATGGCGATTCCGTTCTATATCGGAGGGTATTTCGCGATTGATATGTGTGTTGGGAGTTTGATTTTGTATATTTGGTCGAGGGTTAATAAGGCGAAGGCGGATGCGTTCGGGCCCGCGGTGGCTTCGGGGTTGATTTGTGGCGATGGGATTTGGACACTCCCGAGTTCGATTCTTGCTTTGGCGGGTATTAATCCTCCGATTTGCATGAAGTTTCTTTCGAGATCAAGTAATATTAAAGTTGATAGTTTTTTAAATCCGTAG
- the LOC111916185 gene encoding probable metal-nicotianamine transporter YSL7 isoform X2 — protein MDVDFQASQHLVLRPMKISFFFDFSATYVGVGMICPYLINVSLLVGSILSWGIMWPLINEKKGDWYPADLKSSSLHGLQGYRVFIGIAMILGDGLYNFVKVLGHTLYGLYHQFKDHRFNPNTPITGNSPPDLPSLSYDDQKRARLFLKDQIPVWIAITGYLTIAIVSAATLPHIFHQLKWYYIATIYIFAPALAFCNAYGCGLTDWSLASTYGKLAIFVIGAWVGGENGGVLAGLAACGVMMNIVATASDLTQDFKTGYMTLASPRSMFVSQVVGTAMGCVISPCVFWLFYKAFDDLGIPGSEYPAPYALVYRNMAILGVEGFSALPSRCLTLCYIFFAFAIFVNGIRDSVGNNWARFIPIPMAMAIPFYIGGYFAIDMCVGSLILYIWSRVNKAKADAFGPAVASGLICGDGIWTLPSSILALAGINPPICMKFLSRSSNIKVDSFLNP, from the exons ATGGATGTGGATTTTCAAGCTTCCCAACATTTGGTCTTAAGGCCTATGAAAATAAGT TTTTTTTTCGACTTTTCAGCAACTTACGTTGGTGTGGGCATGATTTGCCCTTATTTGATCAACGTATCTTTACTAGTCGGATCAATCCTTTCATGGGGTATAATGTGGCCACTCATAAACGAAAAAAAAGGCGATTGGTACCCTGCAGATCTCAAGTCAAGCAGTCTACACGGCCTTCAAGGTTACCGG GTATTCATCGGTATAGCTATGATCCTTGGAGATGGGCTCTACAACTTTGTAAAAGTCCTCGGCCACACATTATACGGATTATACCACCAATTCAAAGACCATAGATTCAACCCCAACACCCCTATAACCGGCAACTCTCCCCCGGACCTCCCCTCCCTATCATACGACGACCAAAAACGCGCTCGCTTATTCCTCAAAGACCAAATCCCAGTATGGATCGCCATCACCGGCTACCTCACCATCGCCATCGTCTCCGCCGCCACTCTCCCCCACATCTTCCACCAACTCAAATGGTACTACATCGCCACAATTTACATTTTCGCCCCCGCATTAGCCTTCTGCAATGCCTACGGATGCGGCCTCACCGATTGGTCGTTAGCTTCAACCTACGGAAAGCTCGCGATTTTCGTAATCGGTGCATGGGTCGGCGGCGAGAACGGTGGGGTTCTAGCGGGGTTAGCCGCTTGCGGTGTCATGATGAATATTGTCGCCACCGCGTCGGATTTAACGCAGGATTTCAAGACCGGGTACATGACACTGGCGTCGCCCCGGTCCATGTTTGTGTCCCAAGTGGTTGGGACCGCGATGGGGTGTGTCATTTCCCCGTGTGTCTTTTGGCTTTTCTACAAAGCGTTTGACGACCTCGGAATCCCCGGTTCCGAGTACCCTGCGCCGTACGCGTTGGTTTACCGAAACATGGCGATCCTCGGAGTCGAAGGGTTTTCGGCGTTGCCCTCTCGGTGCCTTACGCTTTGTTATATCTTCTTTGCGTTTGCGATTTTCGTGAACGGAATCCGTGATTCCGTCGGGAATAATTGGGCGAGGTTTATTCCGATTCCGATGGCGATGGCGATTCCGTTCTATATCGGAGGGTATTTCGCGATTGATATGTGTGTTGGGAGTTTGATTTTGTATATTTGGTCGAGGGTTAATAAGGCGAAGGCGGATGCGTTCGGGCCCGCGGTGGCTTCGGGGTTGATTTGTGGCGATGGGATTTGGACACTCCCGAGTTCGATTCTTGCTTTGGCGGGTATTAATCCTCCGATTTGCATGAAGTTTCTTTCGAGATCAAGTAATATTAAAGTTGATAGTTTTTTAAATCCGTAG